One Betta splendens chromosome 16, fBetSpl5.4, whole genome shotgun sequence genomic window carries:
- the otud7b gene encoding OTU domain-containing protein 7B isoform X4, producing the protein MTVDMDAVLSDFVRSTGAEPGLARDLLEGKNWDFTAALSDFEQLRQVHAGNLTYSFTEERTYLPPEKEMARVGRPVLHRQDEVVQATEKRLSRGISHASSTIVSLARSHVSSTGGSSSEPLDTPLCTFQLPDLTVYRDDFRGFIERDLIEQSMMVALEHAGRLNWWTKVVPNCQSLLPLATSGDGNCLLHAASLGMWGFHDRDLMLRKSLYALMDHGLEREALKRRWRWQQTQQNKESGLVYTEEEWQKEWNELLKLASSEPRIHYSTNGTNGAESSDEPVYESLEEFHVFVLAHVLRRPIVVVADTMLRDSGGEAFAPIPFGGIYLPLEVPAAKCHRSPLVLAYDQAHFSALVSMEQKDSSKDQVVIPLTDSEHKMLPLHFAVDPGKDWEWGKHDTDNVMLASVALSLEAKLQMLHSYMTVAWLPLPCEQAPLAQPESPTASAGEDARTPPDSGESDKESVSSSSNGNGDTTTGTTVNGGTSLAKNNSSSSSSSSSSGSTGTGTVGKDKSKKEKDKDKDKKRADSVANKLGSFGKSLGSKLKKNVGGLMTGKNTGAGSAKPEGGEKKKGSFRGRKGSKDSSPSAQASEDSGKGSPSSGSERLNGTGSSMSSSGGSSTESETYKYSADVKVSLGILRAAMQGERKFIFASLLTTSNRQPFQEEMIQHYLADAEERFRTEQDQQRRDAERKSVTNGVHPSKKEVIVGADLSYRPYEPKEELSENSSPSYNQLKPSPLSPSLYSGVVPIPRPSIIDQPPPSVPITQHLHMHGYMDGRRQLAGGSPATTYPGIPSYATLPRHCPTTQVPSHAQYNNSQGPSSLSPSHLVPSYPPEFDPPDYPGSEPIGVSYTNGFRDMRCNIESRVGQPPIRHYSLGSAGGLASLQSSRCRTPSCTYYGHPETGNYCSYCYREELKKREAESAIHRF; encoded by the exons ATGACTGTGGATATGGACGCAGTCCTGTCCGACTTTGTCCGTTCGACTGGAGCTGAACCAGGATTGGCCAGAGATCTGCTGGAGG GCAAGAACTGGGATTTCACTGCTGCACTCAGTGACTTTGAGCAGCTCCgacaggtgcatgctgggaaccTGACATATTCGTTCACAGAGGAGAGGACATATCTACCGCCTGAAAAGGAGATGGCTAGGGTAGGACGGCCTGTACTCCACCGCCAGGATGAGGTGGTGCAAG ccacagagaagcGGCTGTCAAGAGGCATTTCCCACGCCAGTTCAACCATCGTGTCTCTGGCCCGCTCTCATGTCTCGAGCACCGGTGGTAGCAGCAGTGAGCCCCTGGACACACCCTTGTGCACTTTCCAACTACCAGATCTCACTGTGTACCGGGATGACTTCCGTGGCTTCATTGAGAGGGATCTTATAGAGCAGTCCATGATGGTGGCTTTGGAGCATGCTG GACGACTAAACTGGTGGACGAAAGTTGTCCCAAACTGCCAGAGCCTGCTTCCTCTGGCAACGAGTGGAGATGGGAATTGTCTGTTACACGCAGCCTCTCTTG GAATGTGGGGCTTTCATGACCGGGACTTAATGCTACGGAAGTCCCTGTACGCTCTGATGGATCACGGTTTGGAGAGGGAGGCACTGAAGCGCAGGTGGAGGTGGCAGCAGACCCAGCAGAACAAAGAG TCGGGCCTGGTATACACGGAGGAGGAGTGGCAGAAAGAGTGGAATGAGCTGTTAAAGCTGGCCTCCAGTGAGCCGAGGATACACTACAGCACCAACGGTACCAACGG ggCGGAGTCCTCAGATGAACCAGTTTACGAGAGTTTAGAGGAGTTTCACGTCTTCGTCCTGGCCCATGTCCTCAGGAGGCCTATAGTGGTGGTAGCTGACACTATGCTGAGGGACTCTGGAGGAGAGG CCTTTGCTCCTATCCCGTTTGGAGGCATTTACCTACCACTGGAGGTGCCAGCTGCCAAGTGCCATCGCTCACCGCTGGTCCTGGCGTACGACCAGGCGCACTTTTCGGCTCTGGTCTCTATGGAGCAAAAGGACAGCTCCAAAGATCAGG TTGTGATCCCCCTTACTGACTCGGAGCACAAAATGCTGCCTCTGCATTTTGCGGTGGATCCTGGGAAAGATTGGGAGTGGGGCAAGCATGACACAGACAACGTGATGCTGGCAAG CGTGGCTCTTTCTTTGGAGGCCAAGCTTCAGATGTTACACAGCTACATGACCGTCGCCTGGCTGCCGCTGCCCTGTGAG CAGGCCCCTCTGGCCCAGCCAGAGTCTCCTACAGCTTCAGCAGGAGAGGATGCCCGCACACCTCCCGATTCAGGAGAGTCAGACAAAGAGTcggtcagcagcagctccaatgGCAATGGCGACACAACCACAGGAACAACGGTGAATGGAGGCACATCCTTGGCTAAGAAcaactcctcttcctcatctagTTCCTCTAGCAGTGGATccacagggacaggaacagtcGGGAAGGACAAAAGCAAAAAGGAGAAGGACAAAGATAAAGACAAGAAGAGGGCAGACTCTGTGGCCAATAAGCTCGGCAGTTTTGGCAAGAGCCTGGGCAGCAAGCTGAAGAAAAACGTGGGTGGACTGATGACAGGAAAGAACACTGGAGCTGGAAGTGCCAAGCCGGAGggtggagagaagaagaagggatCGTTTAGGGGGAGGAAAGGCAGCAAGGATAGCTCGCCCTCGGCCCAGGCCTCGGAGGACTCTGGGAAAGGCTCTCCCTCCTCAGGTAGCGAGCGTCTCAACGGAACCGGAAGCAGCATGAGCAGCAGTGGCGGGAGCAGTACCGAGAGCGAGACCTACAAGTACAGCGCGGACGTCAAGGTCAGCCTCGGCATCCTGCGAGCCGCCATGCAGGGTGAGAGGAAGTTCATCTTCGCCAGCCTCCTCACCACCAGCAACCGGCAGCCGTTCCAGGAGGAGATGATCCAGCACTACCTGGCTGATGCAGAGGAGCGTTTCAGGACTGAGCAGGATCAGCAGCGTCGCGACGCAGAACGGAAGAGTGTCACTAATGGCGTTCATCCGTCAAAGAAGGAGGTGATTGTGGGTGCAGATCTGAGTTATCGGCCTTATGAGCCCAAAGAGGAGCTGAGTGAAAACTCCTCACCTTCTTACAACCAACTTAAGCCCTCTCCTCTGAGCCCCTCTCTGTACTCCGGTGTTGTGCCCATCCCTCGGCCCTCCATCATAGACCAGCCTCCCCCTTCAGTACCCATCACTCAGCACCTCCATATGCACGGCTACATGGATGGCCGGCGCCAGCTAGCCGGTGGCTCCCCAGCAACGACCTACCCAGGCATCCCATCATACGCTACCCTCCCCCGCCACTGCCCCACCACACAGGTTCCCTCCCACGCCCAGTACAATAACTCACAAGGCCCCTCCTCCCTGAGCCCCTCTCACCTCGTGCCCTCATACCCTCCTGAGTTCGACCCCCCAGACTATCCTGGGTCTGAGCCCATTGGTGTGAGCTACACCAACGGCTTCCGAGACATGCGCTGCAACATAGAATCTCGGGTTGGGCAACCCCCGATCAGGCACTACTCACTGGGCAGTGCGGGCGGTTTGGCCAGCCTGCAGTCCAGCCGCTGTCGGACACCCAGCTGCACCTACTACGGACACCCTGAGACAGGCAACTACTGCTCCTACTGCTACCGAGAAGAGTTAAAGAAGAGGGAGGCGGAGTCGGCCATCCATAGGTTTTGA
- the otud7b gene encoding OTU domain-containing protein 7B isoform X3, producing MTVDMDAVLSDFVRSTGAEPGLARDLLEGKNWDFTAALSDFEQLRQVHAGNLTYSFTEERTYLPPEKEMARVGRPVLHRQDEVVQATEKRLSRGISHASSTIVSLARSHVSSTGGSSSEPLDTPLCTFQLPDLTVYRDDFRGFIERDLIEQSMMVALEHAGRLNWWTKVVPNCQSLLPLATSGDGNCLLHAASLGMWGFHDRDLMLRKSLYALMDHGLEREALKRRWRWQQTQQNKESGLVYTEEEWQKEWNELLKLASSEPRIHYSTNGTNGAESSDEPVYESLEEFHVFVLAHVLRRPIVVVADTMLRDSGGEAFAPIPFGGIYLPLEVPAAKCHRSPLVLAYDQAHFSALVSMEQKDSSKDQAVVIPLTDSEHKMLPLHFAVDPGKDWEWGKHDTDNVMLASVALSLEAKLQMLHSYMTVAWLPLPCEQAPLAQPESPTASAGEDARTPPDSGESDKESVSSSSNGNGDTTTGTTVNGGTSLAKNNSSSSSSSSSSGSTGTGTVGKDKSKKEKDKDKDKKRADSVANKLGSFGKSLGSKLKKNVGGLMTGKNTGAGSAKPEGGEKKKGSFRGRKGSKDSSPSAQASEDSGKGSPSSGSERLNGTGSSMSSSGGSSTESETYKYSADVKVSLGILRAAMQGERKFIFASLLTTSNRQPFQEEMIQHYLADAEERFRTEQDQQRRDAERKSVTNGVHPSKKEVIVGADLSYRPYEPKEELSENSSPSYNQLKPSPLSPSLYSGVVPIPRPSIIDQPPPSVPITQHLHMHGYMDGRRQLAGGSPATTYPGIPSYATLPRHCPTTQVPSHAQYNNSQGPSSLSPSHLVPSYPPEFDPPDYPGSEPIGVSYTNGFRDMRCNIESRVGQPPIRHYSLGSAGGLASLQSSRCRTPSCTYYGHPETGNYCSYCYREELKKREAESAIHRF from the exons ATGACTGTGGATATGGACGCAGTCCTGTCCGACTTTGTCCGTTCGACTGGAGCTGAACCAGGATTGGCCAGAGATCTGCTGGAGG GCAAGAACTGGGATTTCACTGCTGCACTCAGTGACTTTGAGCAGCTCCgacaggtgcatgctgggaaccTGACATATTCGTTCACAGAGGAGAGGACATATCTACCGCCTGAAAAGGAGATGGCTAGGGTAGGACGGCCTGTACTCCACCGCCAGGATGAGGTGGTGCAAG ccacagagaagcGGCTGTCAAGAGGCATTTCCCACGCCAGTTCAACCATCGTGTCTCTGGCCCGCTCTCATGTCTCGAGCACCGGTGGTAGCAGCAGTGAGCCCCTGGACACACCCTTGTGCACTTTCCAACTACCAGATCTCACTGTGTACCGGGATGACTTCCGTGGCTTCATTGAGAGGGATCTTATAGAGCAGTCCATGATGGTGGCTTTGGAGCATGCTG GACGACTAAACTGGTGGACGAAAGTTGTCCCAAACTGCCAGAGCCTGCTTCCTCTGGCAACGAGTGGAGATGGGAATTGTCTGTTACACGCAGCCTCTCTTG GAATGTGGGGCTTTCATGACCGGGACTTAATGCTACGGAAGTCCCTGTACGCTCTGATGGATCACGGTTTGGAGAGGGAGGCACTGAAGCGCAGGTGGAGGTGGCAGCAGACCCAGCAGAACAAAGAG TCGGGCCTGGTATACACGGAGGAGGAGTGGCAGAAAGAGTGGAATGAGCTGTTAAAGCTGGCCTCCAGTGAGCCGAGGATACACTACAGCACCAACGGTACCAACGG ggCGGAGTCCTCAGATGAACCAGTTTACGAGAGTTTAGAGGAGTTTCACGTCTTCGTCCTGGCCCATGTCCTCAGGAGGCCTATAGTGGTGGTAGCTGACACTATGCTGAGGGACTCTGGAGGAGAGG CCTTTGCTCCTATCCCGTTTGGAGGCATTTACCTACCACTGGAGGTGCCAGCTGCCAAGTGCCATCGCTCACCGCTGGTCCTGGCGTACGACCAGGCGCACTTTTCGGCTCTGGTCTCTATGGAGCAAAAGGACAGCTCCAAAGATCAGG CAGTTGTGATCCCCCTTACTGACTCGGAGCACAAAATGCTGCCTCTGCATTTTGCGGTGGATCCTGGGAAAGATTGGGAGTGGGGCAAGCATGACACAGACAACGTGATGCTGGCAAG CGTGGCTCTTTCTTTGGAGGCCAAGCTTCAGATGTTACACAGCTACATGACCGTCGCCTGGCTGCCGCTGCCCTGTGAG CAGGCCCCTCTGGCCCAGCCAGAGTCTCCTACAGCTTCAGCAGGAGAGGATGCCCGCACACCTCCCGATTCAGGAGAGTCAGACAAAGAGTcggtcagcagcagctccaatgGCAATGGCGACACAACCACAGGAACAACGGTGAATGGAGGCACATCCTTGGCTAAGAAcaactcctcttcctcatctagTTCCTCTAGCAGTGGATccacagggacaggaacagtcGGGAAGGACAAAAGCAAAAAGGAGAAGGACAAAGATAAAGACAAGAAGAGGGCAGACTCTGTGGCCAATAAGCTCGGCAGTTTTGGCAAGAGCCTGGGCAGCAAGCTGAAGAAAAACGTGGGTGGACTGATGACAGGAAAGAACACTGGAGCTGGAAGTGCCAAGCCGGAGggtggagagaagaagaagggatCGTTTAGGGGGAGGAAAGGCAGCAAGGATAGCTCGCCCTCGGCCCAGGCCTCGGAGGACTCTGGGAAAGGCTCTCCCTCCTCAGGTAGCGAGCGTCTCAACGGAACCGGAAGCAGCATGAGCAGCAGTGGCGGGAGCAGTACCGAGAGCGAGACCTACAAGTACAGCGCGGACGTCAAGGTCAGCCTCGGCATCCTGCGAGCCGCCATGCAGGGTGAGAGGAAGTTCATCTTCGCCAGCCTCCTCACCACCAGCAACCGGCAGCCGTTCCAGGAGGAGATGATCCAGCACTACCTGGCTGATGCAGAGGAGCGTTTCAGGACTGAGCAGGATCAGCAGCGTCGCGACGCAGAACGGAAGAGTGTCACTAATGGCGTTCATCCGTCAAAGAAGGAGGTGATTGTGGGTGCAGATCTGAGTTATCGGCCTTATGAGCCCAAAGAGGAGCTGAGTGAAAACTCCTCACCTTCTTACAACCAACTTAAGCCCTCTCCTCTGAGCCCCTCTCTGTACTCCGGTGTTGTGCCCATCCCTCGGCCCTCCATCATAGACCAGCCTCCCCCTTCAGTACCCATCACTCAGCACCTCCATATGCACGGCTACATGGATGGCCGGCGCCAGCTAGCCGGTGGCTCCCCAGCAACGACCTACCCAGGCATCCCATCATACGCTACCCTCCCCCGCCACTGCCCCACCACACAGGTTCCCTCCCACGCCCAGTACAATAACTCACAAGGCCCCTCCTCCCTGAGCCCCTCTCACCTCGTGCCCTCATACCCTCCTGAGTTCGACCCCCCAGACTATCCTGGGTCTGAGCCCATTGGTGTGAGCTACACCAACGGCTTCCGAGACATGCGCTGCAACATAGAATCTCGGGTTGGGCAACCCCCGATCAGGCACTACTCACTGGGCAGTGCGGGCGGTTTGGCCAGCCTGCAGTCCAGCCGCTGTCGGACACCCAGCTGCACCTACTACGGACACCCTGAGACAGGCAACTACTGCTCCTACTGCTACCGAGAAGAGTTAAAGAAGAGGGAGGCGGAGTCGGCCATCCATAGGTTTTGA
- the otud7b gene encoding OTU domain-containing protein 7B isoform X2: MTVDMDAVLSDFVRSTGAEPGLARDLLEGKNWDFTAALSDFEQLRQVHAGNLTYSFTEERTYLPPEKEMARVGRPVLHRQDEVVQAATEKRLSRGISHASSTIVSLARSHVSSTGGSSSEPLDTPLCTFQLPDLTVYRDDFRGFIERDLIEQSMMVALEHAGRLNWWTKVVPNCQSLLPLATSGDGNCLLHAASLGMWGFHDRDLMLRKSLYALMDHGLEREALKRRWRWQQTQQNKESGLVYTEEEWQKEWNELLKLASSEPRIHYSTNGTNGAESSDEPVYESLEEFHVFVLAHVLRRPIVVVADTMLRDSGGEAFAPIPFGGIYLPLEVPAAKCHRSPLVLAYDQAHFSALVSMEQKDSSKDQVVIPLTDSEHKMLPLHFAVDPGKDWEWGKHDTDNVMLASVALSLEAKLQMLHSYMTVAWLPLPCEQAPLAQPESPTASAGEDARTPPDSGESDKESVSSSSNGNGDTTTGTTVNGGTSLAKNNSSSSSSSSSSGSTGTGTVGKDKSKKEKDKDKDKKRADSVANKLGSFGKSLGSKLKKNVGGLMTGKNTGAGSAKPEGGEKKKGSFRGRKGSKDSSPSAQASEDSGKGSPSSGSERLNGTGSSMSSSGGSSTESETYKYSADVKVSLGILRAAMQGERKFIFASLLTTSNRQPFQEEMIQHYLADAEERFRTEQDQQRRDAERKSVTNGVHPSKKEVIVGADLSYRPYEPKEELSENSSPSYNQLKPSPLSPSLYSGVVPIPRPSIIDQPPPSVPITQHLHMHGYMDGRRQLAGGSPATTYPGIPSYATLPRHCPTTQVPSHAQYNNSQGPSSLSPSHLVPSYPPEFDPPDYPGSEPIGVSYTNGFRDMRCNIESRVGQPPIRHYSLGSAGGLASLQSSRCRTPSCTYYGHPETGNYCSYCYREELKKREAESAIHRF, translated from the exons ATGACTGTGGATATGGACGCAGTCCTGTCCGACTTTGTCCGTTCGACTGGAGCTGAACCAGGATTGGCCAGAGATCTGCTGGAGG GCAAGAACTGGGATTTCACTGCTGCACTCAGTGACTTTGAGCAGCTCCgacaggtgcatgctgggaaccTGACATATTCGTTCACAGAGGAGAGGACATATCTACCGCCTGAAAAGGAGATGGCTAGGGTAGGACGGCCTGTACTCCACCGCCAGGATGAGGTGGTGCAAG cagccacagagaagcGGCTGTCAAGAGGCATTTCCCACGCCAGTTCAACCATCGTGTCTCTGGCCCGCTCTCATGTCTCGAGCACCGGTGGTAGCAGCAGTGAGCCCCTGGACACACCCTTGTGCACTTTCCAACTACCAGATCTCACTGTGTACCGGGATGACTTCCGTGGCTTCATTGAGAGGGATCTTATAGAGCAGTCCATGATGGTGGCTTTGGAGCATGCTG GACGACTAAACTGGTGGACGAAAGTTGTCCCAAACTGCCAGAGCCTGCTTCCTCTGGCAACGAGTGGAGATGGGAATTGTCTGTTACACGCAGCCTCTCTTG GAATGTGGGGCTTTCATGACCGGGACTTAATGCTACGGAAGTCCCTGTACGCTCTGATGGATCACGGTTTGGAGAGGGAGGCACTGAAGCGCAGGTGGAGGTGGCAGCAGACCCAGCAGAACAAAGAG TCGGGCCTGGTATACACGGAGGAGGAGTGGCAGAAAGAGTGGAATGAGCTGTTAAAGCTGGCCTCCAGTGAGCCGAGGATACACTACAGCACCAACGGTACCAACGG ggCGGAGTCCTCAGATGAACCAGTTTACGAGAGTTTAGAGGAGTTTCACGTCTTCGTCCTGGCCCATGTCCTCAGGAGGCCTATAGTGGTGGTAGCTGACACTATGCTGAGGGACTCTGGAGGAGAGG CCTTTGCTCCTATCCCGTTTGGAGGCATTTACCTACCACTGGAGGTGCCAGCTGCCAAGTGCCATCGCTCACCGCTGGTCCTGGCGTACGACCAGGCGCACTTTTCGGCTCTGGTCTCTATGGAGCAAAAGGACAGCTCCAAAGATCAGG TTGTGATCCCCCTTACTGACTCGGAGCACAAAATGCTGCCTCTGCATTTTGCGGTGGATCCTGGGAAAGATTGGGAGTGGGGCAAGCATGACACAGACAACGTGATGCTGGCAAG CGTGGCTCTTTCTTTGGAGGCCAAGCTTCAGATGTTACACAGCTACATGACCGTCGCCTGGCTGCCGCTGCCCTGTGAG CAGGCCCCTCTGGCCCAGCCAGAGTCTCCTACAGCTTCAGCAGGAGAGGATGCCCGCACACCTCCCGATTCAGGAGAGTCAGACAAAGAGTcggtcagcagcagctccaatgGCAATGGCGACACAACCACAGGAACAACGGTGAATGGAGGCACATCCTTGGCTAAGAAcaactcctcttcctcatctagTTCCTCTAGCAGTGGATccacagggacaggaacagtcGGGAAGGACAAAAGCAAAAAGGAGAAGGACAAAGATAAAGACAAGAAGAGGGCAGACTCTGTGGCCAATAAGCTCGGCAGTTTTGGCAAGAGCCTGGGCAGCAAGCTGAAGAAAAACGTGGGTGGACTGATGACAGGAAAGAACACTGGAGCTGGAAGTGCCAAGCCGGAGggtggagagaagaagaagggatCGTTTAGGGGGAGGAAAGGCAGCAAGGATAGCTCGCCCTCGGCCCAGGCCTCGGAGGACTCTGGGAAAGGCTCTCCCTCCTCAGGTAGCGAGCGTCTCAACGGAACCGGAAGCAGCATGAGCAGCAGTGGCGGGAGCAGTACCGAGAGCGAGACCTACAAGTACAGCGCGGACGTCAAGGTCAGCCTCGGCATCCTGCGAGCCGCCATGCAGGGTGAGAGGAAGTTCATCTTCGCCAGCCTCCTCACCACCAGCAACCGGCAGCCGTTCCAGGAGGAGATGATCCAGCACTACCTGGCTGATGCAGAGGAGCGTTTCAGGACTGAGCAGGATCAGCAGCGTCGCGACGCAGAACGGAAGAGTGTCACTAATGGCGTTCATCCGTCAAAGAAGGAGGTGATTGTGGGTGCAGATCTGAGTTATCGGCCTTATGAGCCCAAAGAGGAGCTGAGTGAAAACTCCTCACCTTCTTACAACCAACTTAAGCCCTCTCCTCTGAGCCCCTCTCTGTACTCCGGTGTTGTGCCCATCCCTCGGCCCTCCATCATAGACCAGCCTCCCCCTTCAGTACCCATCACTCAGCACCTCCATATGCACGGCTACATGGATGGCCGGCGCCAGCTAGCCGGTGGCTCCCCAGCAACGACCTACCCAGGCATCCCATCATACGCTACCCTCCCCCGCCACTGCCCCACCACACAGGTTCCCTCCCACGCCCAGTACAATAACTCACAAGGCCCCTCCTCCCTGAGCCCCTCTCACCTCGTGCCCTCATACCCTCCTGAGTTCGACCCCCCAGACTATCCTGGGTCTGAGCCCATTGGTGTGAGCTACACCAACGGCTTCCGAGACATGCGCTGCAACATAGAATCTCGGGTTGGGCAACCCCCGATCAGGCACTACTCACTGGGCAGTGCGGGCGGTTTGGCCAGCCTGCAGTCCAGCCGCTGTCGGACACCCAGCTGCACCTACTACGGACACCCTGAGACAGGCAACTACTGCTCCTACTGCTACCGAGAAGAGTTAAAGAAGAGGGAGGCGGAGTCGGCCATCCATAGGTTTTGA
- the otud7b gene encoding OTU domain-containing protein 7B isoform X1, which translates to MTVDMDAVLSDFVRSTGAEPGLARDLLEGKNWDFTAALSDFEQLRQVHAGNLTYSFTEERTYLPPEKEMARVGRPVLHRQDEVVQAATEKRLSRGISHASSTIVSLARSHVSSTGGSSSEPLDTPLCTFQLPDLTVYRDDFRGFIERDLIEQSMMVALEHAGRLNWWTKVVPNCQSLLPLATSGDGNCLLHAASLGMWGFHDRDLMLRKSLYALMDHGLEREALKRRWRWQQTQQNKESGLVYTEEEWQKEWNELLKLASSEPRIHYSTNGTNGAESSDEPVYESLEEFHVFVLAHVLRRPIVVVADTMLRDSGGEAFAPIPFGGIYLPLEVPAAKCHRSPLVLAYDQAHFSALVSMEQKDSSKDQAVVIPLTDSEHKMLPLHFAVDPGKDWEWGKHDTDNVMLASVALSLEAKLQMLHSYMTVAWLPLPCEQAPLAQPESPTASAGEDARTPPDSGESDKESVSSSSNGNGDTTTGTTVNGGTSLAKNNSSSSSSSSSSGSTGTGTVGKDKSKKEKDKDKDKKRADSVANKLGSFGKSLGSKLKKNVGGLMTGKNTGAGSAKPEGGEKKKGSFRGRKGSKDSSPSAQASEDSGKGSPSSGSERLNGTGSSMSSSGGSSTESETYKYSADVKVSLGILRAAMQGERKFIFASLLTTSNRQPFQEEMIQHYLADAEERFRTEQDQQRRDAERKSVTNGVHPSKKEVIVGADLSYRPYEPKEELSENSSPSYNQLKPSPLSPSLYSGVVPIPRPSIIDQPPPSVPITQHLHMHGYMDGRRQLAGGSPATTYPGIPSYATLPRHCPTTQVPSHAQYNNSQGPSSLSPSHLVPSYPPEFDPPDYPGSEPIGVSYTNGFRDMRCNIESRVGQPPIRHYSLGSAGGLASLQSSRCRTPSCTYYGHPETGNYCSYCYREELKKREAESAIHRF; encoded by the exons ATGACTGTGGATATGGACGCAGTCCTGTCCGACTTTGTCCGTTCGACTGGAGCTGAACCAGGATTGGCCAGAGATCTGCTGGAGG GCAAGAACTGGGATTTCACTGCTGCACTCAGTGACTTTGAGCAGCTCCgacaggtgcatgctgggaaccTGACATATTCGTTCACAGAGGAGAGGACATATCTACCGCCTGAAAAGGAGATGGCTAGGGTAGGACGGCCTGTACTCCACCGCCAGGATGAGGTGGTGCAAG cagccacagagaagcGGCTGTCAAGAGGCATTTCCCACGCCAGTTCAACCATCGTGTCTCTGGCCCGCTCTCATGTCTCGAGCACCGGTGGTAGCAGCAGTGAGCCCCTGGACACACCCTTGTGCACTTTCCAACTACCAGATCTCACTGTGTACCGGGATGACTTCCGTGGCTTCATTGAGAGGGATCTTATAGAGCAGTCCATGATGGTGGCTTTGGAGCATGCTG GACGACTAAACTGGTGGACGAAAGTTGTCCCAAACTGCCAGAGCCTGCTTCCTCTGGCAACGAGTGGAGATGGGAATTGTCTGTTACACGCAGCCTCTCTTG GAATGTGGGGCTTTCATGACCGGGACTTAATGCTACGGAAGTCCCTGTACGCTCTGATGGATCACGGTTTGGAGAGGGAGGCACTGAAGCGCAGGTGGAGGTGGCAGCAGACCCAGCAGAACAAAGAG TCGGGCCTGGTATACACGGAGGAGGAGTGGCAGAAAGAGTGGAATGAGCTGTTAAAGCTGGCCTCCAGTGAGCCGAGGATACACTACAGCACCAACGGTACCAACGG ggCGGAGTCCTCAGATGAACCAGTTTACGAGAGTTTAGAGGAGTTTCACGTCTTCGTCCTGGCCCATGTCCTCAGGAGGCCTATAGTGGTGGTAGCTGACACTATGCTGAGGGACTCTGGAGGAGAGG CCTTTGCTCCTATCCCGTTTGGAGGCATTTACCTACCACTGGAGGTGCCAGCTGCCAAGTGCCATCGCTCACCGCTGGTCCTGGCGTACGACCAGGCGCACTTTTCGGCTCTGGTCTCTATGGAGCAAAAGGACAGCTCCAAAGATCAGG CAGTTGTGATCCCCCTTACTGACTCGGAGCACAAAATGCTGCCTCTGCATTTTGCGGTGGATCCTGGGAAAGATTGGGAGTGGGGCAAGCATGACACAGACAACGTGATGCTGGCAAG CGTGGCTCTTTCTTTGGAGGCCAAGCTTCAGATGTTACACAGCTACATGACCGTCGCCTGGCTGCCGCTGCCCTGTGAG CAGGCCCCTCTGGCCCAGCCAGAGTCTCCTACAGCTTCAGCAGGAGAGGATGCCCGCACACCTCCCGATTCAGGAGAGTCAGACAAAGAGTcggtcagcagcagctccaatgGCAATGGCGACACAACCACAGGAACAACGGTGAATGGAGGCACATCCTTGGCTAAGAAcaactcctcttcctcatctagTTCCTCTAGCAGTGGATccacagggacaggaacagtcGGGAAGGACAAAAGCAAAAAGGAGAAGGACAAAGATAAAGACAAGAAGAGGGCAGACTCTGTGGCCAATAAGCTCGGCAGTTTTGGCAAGAGCCTGGGCAGCAAGCTGAAGAAAAACGTGGGTGGACTGATGACAGGAAAGAACACTGGAGCTGGAAGTGCCAAGCCGGAGggtggagagaagaagaagggatCGTTTAGGGGGAGGAAAGGCAGCAAGGATAGCTCGCCCTCGGCCCAGGCCTCGGAGGACTCTGGGAAAGGCTCTCCCTCCTCAGGTAGCGAGCGTCTCAACGGAACCGGAAGCAGCATGAGCAGCAGTGGCGGGAGCAGTACCGAGAGCGAGACCTACAAGTACAGCGCGGACGTCAAGGTCAGCCTCGGCATCCTGCGAGCCGCCATGCAGGGTGAGAGGAAGTTCATCTTCGCCAGCCTCCTCACCACCAGCAACCGGCAGCCGTTCCAGGAGGAGATGATCCAGCACTACCTGGCTGATGCAGAGGAGCGTTTCAGGACTGAGCAGGATCAGCAGCGTCGCGACGCAGAACGGAAGAGTGTCACTAATGGCGTTCATCCGTCAAAGAAGGAGGTGATTGTGGGTGCAGATCTGAGTTATCGGCCTTATGAGCCCAAAGAGGAGCTGAGTGAAAACTCCTCACCTTCTTACAACCAACTTAAGCCCTCTCCTCTGAGCCCCTCTCTGTACTCCGGTGTTGTGCCCATCCCTCGGCCCTCCATCATAGACCAGCCTCCCCCTTCAGTACCCATCACTCAGCACCTCCATATGCACGGCTACATGGATGGCCGGCGCCAGCTAGCCGGTGGCTCCCCAGCAACGACCTACCCAGGCATCCCATCATACGCTACCCTCCCCCGCCACTGCCCCACCACACAGGTTCCCTCCCACGCCCAGTACAATAACTCACAAGGCCCCTCCTCCCTGAGCCCCTCTCACCTCGTGCCCTCATACCCTCCTGAGTTCGACCCCCCAGACTATCCTGGGTCTGAGCCCATTGGTGTGAGCTACACCAACGGCTTCCGAGACATGCGCTGCAACATAGAATCTCGGGTTGGGCAACCCCCGATCAGGCACTACTCACTGGGCAGTGCGGGCGGTTTGGCCAGCCTGCAGTCCAGCCGCTGTCGGACACCCAGCTGCACCTACTACGGACACCCTGAGACAGGCAACTACTGCTCCTACTGCTACCGAGAAGAGTTAAAGAAGAGGGAGGCGGAGTCGGCCATCCATAGGTTTTGA